One Rhodospirillaceae bacterium genomic region harbors:
- the dnaE gene encoding DNA polymerase III subunit alpha has protein sequence MSDSSHQHADFVHLRVHTAYSLSEGAIRIKELAKECRQMRMPAVAITDTNNLFGGLEFSAACVEQGVQPIIGCQLAVLREGKSGSPGQVVYEASDPVVLLVQNDQGYRNLLKLLSLAYLGQGDGDDKPDQPSVTLAQLMVHGAGLIALTGGPAGPVGHLLAGGQDAAAETLLLALKEAFPGQLYVEIMRHGQDGEKLTEEKFIDLAYKHDLPLVATNEAFFASPDMYDAHDALICIAAGAYVSQAERRRLTRQHYFKSAEEMRTLFADLPEAIDNTLVIARRCASKIETIDPILPPFDCGEGKSEEDELRALSAEGLHERLENQVFTEAMSEAEKEKAAKPYLERLEYELGVIIEMGFPGYFLIVHDFIYWSKHHNIPVGPGRGSGAGSVVAWALTITDLDPLRWGLLFERFLNPERVSMPDFDIDFCQDRRDEVIRYVQEKYGRDRVAQIITFGKLQARAVLRDVGRVQEMPYGQVDRICKLVPNNPASPTTLGEAIELEPQFSEEIRADDAVKRLTDIGLQLEGLYRHASTHAAGVVIGDRPLDQLIPLYRDPRSDMPVTGFNMKYVESAGLVKFDFLGLKTLTVLAKAIELIGERGIEVDLSSIPLDDEKSFQMMSRGETTGVFQLESTGMRDVLRKLKPDTFEDIIAVVALYRPGPMENIPSYIARKHGEEKPDYLYPTLEGILKETFGIMIYQEQVMQVAQELSGYTLGGADLLRRAMGKKIQSEMDEQRQVFVDGAKAKGVPEAKASQIFDQVNMFAGYGFNKSHAAAYALVAYQTAYFKANYPVEFLAASMTLDINNTDKLNLFRQELHRLEFQVLGPDVNASAADFRVEDDKDGKAGVRYALAAVKNVGDAAMQLLVNERTLNGPYKDIADFAERVDSKAVNKRLMENLVRAGAFDRLDGNRRKVFSGIETIMAQANAAAQDRDSNQIGLFGGDAAPMPTITLRDVPDWSPIDRMKEEFDAVGFYLSGHPLDAYGKTLDNLKVRSSADIIRSGHPGPVKMAGTVIGMKERTSGKGNRYAFIQLSDASGIYEIMAFSELLSVARALFEVGNSLFIKASVQFEGETPRFTANSAEPLDKVAAKAQSGLQVTISSEAPLAAIKEALKDANSGRGQGEVRVVALLDTGERVDVKLKGGFAITPEVMQQIRSIAGIEELQEL, from the coding sequence ATGAGCGACTCCTCACACCAGCATGCCGATTTCGTCCATTTACGGGTGCATACGGCCTATTCCCTGTCAGAAGGGGCCATACGCATCAAGGAACTGGCCAAAGAGTGTCGGCAGATGCGGATGCCAGCGGTGGCCATCACCGATACCAACAATCTTTTTGGTGGCCTTGAGTTTTCAGCGGCCTGCGTAGAACAGGGGGTCCAGCCGATCATCGGTTGCCAGCTTGCCGTGCTTCGTGAAGGCAAGTCCGGTAGCCCGGGACAAGTGGTTTATGAGGCGAGCGATCCTGTCGTTCTGCTGGTTCAGAATGACCAAGGCTACCGCAATCTTTTAAAACTTCTGAGCCTTGCCTATTTGGGGCAGGGGGATGGTGATGATAAACCCGACCAGCCGTCCGTCACCCTGGCCCAATTAATGGTTCATGGGGCCGGATTGATCGCCTTGACCGGTGGTCCGGCAGGGCCCGTTGGCCATCTTCTGGCTGGTGGTCAGGACGCAGCCGCCGAAACGCTTCTTTTGGCCCTTAAAGAGGCATTTCCTGGCCAATTGTACGTGGAAATCATGCGCCACGGTCAGGACGGGGAAAAACTGACGGAAGAGAAGTTCATCGACTTGGCTTACAAGCATGATCTGCCACTGGTCGCCACCAACGAGGCTTTTTTCGCAAGCCCCGATATGTACGATGCCCACGACGCCCTGATCTGTATTGCCGCCGGGGCCTATGTGTCACAGGCCGAGCGTCGTCGCCTGACCCGCCAGCATTATTTCAAATCAGCCGAGGAAATGCGCACCCTTTTCGCCGACTTGCCGGAGGCCATCGACAACACCCTCGTCATCGCCCGGCGTTGCGCCAGCAAGATAGAAACCATTGATCCGATTCTGCCGCCCTTTGATTGTGGGGAAGGCAAAAGCGAGGAAGATGAACTGCGCGCCCTTTCGGCTGAGGGCTTGCACGAACGTCTGGAAAACCAGGTATTCACCGAAGCGATGAGCGAGGCGGAAAAGGAAAAGGCGGCCAAGCCTTATCTTGAACGTCTTGAGTACGAACTTGGCGTGATTATCGAGATGGGATTTCCCGGGTATTTCCTGATCGTTCACGATTTCATTTACTGGTCAAAACACCATAACATCCCGGTTGGTCCCGGCCGTGGCTCGGGCGCCGGTTCTGTTGTCGCCTGGGCCTTGACCATTACCGATCTGGATCCGCTGCGCTGGGGTTTGCTGTTTGAACGTTTCCTTAATCCGGAACGTGTGTCCATGCCTGACTTCGATATCGATTTTTGCCAGGATCGCCGTGATGAGGTTATCCGTTATGTGCAGGAAAAATACGGCCGCGACCGGGTTGCCCAGATCATCACCTTCGGAAAACTGCAAGCGCGCGCCGTTCTGCGCGATGTCGGCCGGGTTCAGGAAATGCCTTATGGCCAGGTCGACCGTATTTGCAAACTGGTCCCGAACAATCCGGCCAGCCCGACCACATTGGGCGAAGCCATTGAACTTGAGCCGCAATTCAGTGAGGAAATCAGGGCCGATGATGCGGTTAAACGGTTGACCGATATTGGCCTGCAGCTTGAAGGCCTCTACCGTCATGCATCGACCCACGCCGCCGGTGTCGTCATCGGGGACCGACCGCTTGATCAATTAATCCCGCTGTATCGTGATCCCCGGTCCGACATGCCGGTGACCGGCTTTAACATGAAATACGTTGAGTCGGCAGGCCTTGTTAAATTTGACTTTTTAGGCTTAAAAACCCTGACCGTTCTGGCCAAGGCCATTGAGTTGATCGGCGAGCGGGGGATCGAGGTTGATCTTTCAAGCATTCCCCTTGATGACGAAAAATCCTTCCAGATGATGAGCCGCGGCGAGACAACAGGTGTGTTCCAGTTGGAAAGTACGGGGATGCGCGATGTGCTCAGGAAACTGAAGCCCGACACCTTCGAGGATATTATCGCTGTCGTCGCCCTTTATCGTCCCGGCCCCATGGAAAATATTCCAAGCTACATCGCCAGGAAGCACGGCGAAGAAAAACCTGATTACCTGTATCCGACACTTGAGGGGATTCTTAAAGAAACCTTCGGCATCATGATTTATCAGGAACAGGTGATGCAGGTGGCCCAGGAGCTGTCGGGCTACACCCTTGGTGGTGCTGACCTTCTGCGCCGGGCCATGGGTAAGAAAATCCAGTCTGAAATGGATGAACAACGCCAGGTTTTTGTTGATGGGGCCAAGGCCAAAGGGGTGCCAGAGGCCAAGGCATCGCAAATTTTCGATCAGGTCAACATGTTCGCAGGTTACGGCTTTAACAAGTCACATGCCGCAGCTTACGCACTGGTCGCCTATCAGACGGCTTATTTCAAGGCGAACTACCCGGTTGAATTCCTCGCCGCCTCGATGACCCTGGATATTAACAATACGGACAAACTGAATTTGTTCCGGCAGGAACTGCATCGTCTGGAATTTCAGGTTCTCGGCCCTGACGTCAATGCTTCCGCCGCCGATTTCCGGGTTGAGGATGATAAGGACGGCAAGGCCGGGGTTCGTTACGCCTTGGCTGCCGTCAAGAATGTCGGCGACGCAGCCATGCAGTTGCTGGTAAACGAGCGAACGCTTAACGGACCGTATAAAGATATTGCTGATTTTGCCGAACGGGTTGATTCCAAAGCCGTCAATAAACGACTGATGGAAAATTTGGTCAGGGCAGGGGCCTTTGATCGTCTTGATGGCAACAGGCGTAAGGTTTTCTCTGGCATCGAAACGATCATGGCACAGGCTAACGCCGCCGCCCAGGACCGTGACAGCAACCAGATTGGTCTGTTCGGGGGGGACGCCGCACCCATGCCGACGATCACCCTTAGGGACGTTCCTGACTGGTCACCCATCGACCGCATGAAGGAAGAATTTGATGCCGTCGGCTTTTACCTGTCGGGCCACCCGCTTGATGCCTACGGCAAAACCCTGGACAATCTAAAAGTACGGTCCTCTGCCGATATCATACGGAGTGGCCATCCGGGACCCGTCAAAATGGCTGGAACCGTGATTGGTATGAAAGAACGCACATCAGGCAAGGGAAATCGCTACGCCTTCATCCAGCTTTCCGATGCTTCAGGCATTTACGAAATTATGGCGTTTTCCGAACTGTTGTCGGTGGCGCGGGCATTGTTCGAGGTGGGAAATTCCCTGTTCATCAAGGCGTCAGTGCAGTTTGAAGGCGAAACGCCACGCTTTACTGCTAATTCCGCCGAACCGCTTGATAAGGTTGCAGCCAAGGCGCAAAGCGGCTTGCAGGTAACGATCAGTTCCGAAGCACCGCTGGCCGCCATCAAGGAAGCCCTCAAAGACGCCAACAGTGGGCGCGGGCAGGGGGAGGTTCGGGTGGTTGCCCTTTTGGATACGGGTGAGCGGGTTGACGTAAAATTAAAAGGTGGTTTTGCGATAACCCCTGAAGTCATGCAGCAAATCCGTTCAATCGCCGGTATTGAGGAATTACAGGAACTTTAA
- a CDS encoding GIY-YIG nuclease family protein produces MKDWHVYVLRNPKGILYTGISKDTGRRIDEHNNGTGAKFTRGRGPWTMAYSEGPFEHGEALRREIALKKDTKLKAQLKTISD; encoded by the coding sequence ATGAAGGACTGGCATGTATATGTTCTGCGAAACCCCAAAGGCATCCTGTATACCGGGATTTCCAAGGATACGGGGCGCCGCATTGACGAACACAACAACGGCACCGGGGCGAAATTCACCCGCGGGCGCGGTCCCTGGACCATGGCCTACAGCGAAGGCCCGTTTGAACACGGCGAAGCCCTGCGCCGGGAAATTGCCCTTAAGAAAGACACAAAACTCAAGGCGCAGTTGAAAACTATCTCTGATTGA
- a CDS encoding ABC transporter ATP-binding protein encodes MSEHVLSLSGIERTFVQGKNRLEVLRGIDLNLNAGEIVALVGPSGAGKSTLLHIAGLLEKPDSGAISIAGDVCADMDDDSRTLVRRHHVGFVYQYHHLLPEFTAMENIAIPQIISGISRKEARKRSNEMLDWLGLTDRSTHRPARLSGGEQQRVAIGRALANAPKLLLADEPTGNLDPHTAGEVFDVLIRLARGAGLAALIATHNPELASRMDRIVTLEDGHLI; translated from the coding sequence ATGAGTGAGCATGTTCTTTCCTTAAGTGGCATCGAGCGGACATTCGTGCAGGGCAAAAACCGGCTGGAAGTCCTGCGGGGCATTGATCTGAATTTGAATGCTGGTGAAATCGTCGCCCTGGTTGGCCCAAGTGGTGCCGGTAAATCGACTTTGCTGCACATCGCCGGGTTACTTGAAAAACCCGACAGCGGTGCAATTTCAATCGCCGGGGATGTCTGCGCGGATATGGATGATGACAGCCGAACCCTGGTACGCCGTCATCATGTTGGCTTTGTTTATCAGTACCATCACTTATTGCCGGAATTTACGGCTATGGAAAACATCGCCATCCCGCAAATCATTTCCGGCATCAGCCGAAAGGAAGCACGAAAACGCTCAAACGAGATGCTGGACTGGCTTGGCCTGACAGACCGTTCCACGCACCGTCCTGCCCGTTTGTCGGGGGGCGAGCAGCAACGGGTCGCCATCGGTCGCGCACTGGCCAACGCGCCAAAATTGTTGTTGGCCGATGAACCGACGGGCAATCTTGATCCCCATACGGCTGGCGAAGTCTTCGACGTGCTGATCCGGCTTGCGCGCGGGGCTGGGCTTGCCGCCTTAATCGCTACCCATAACCCGGAACTGGCATCGCGCATGGACCGGATTGTCACGCTTGAAGACGGACATCTGATTTAA
- a CDS encoding lipoprotein-releasing ABC transporter permease subunit, which produces MFSAFEWMMAMRYLRARRQEGFISVIAWFSLLGIALGVATLIIVMSVMNGFREELLNRILGINGHLSIYGQSEKLTDFDAFADKIRVLDGVTVVTPIIEGQVMASSKNGASGAIIRGFRPDDLRSRAIIADNIQGGTLDNFDKDSVVLGARLARKLAVGIGQDVTLISPKGNITAFGTIPRMRKYKVAATFDMGMYEYDSGFVFMDLSAAQIYFKLPNAVSNLEVSVTHPDRALEIGEEIRTLSNKSIRVHDWQRANASFFNAIQVERNVMFLILTLIIVVAAFNIISSMIMLVKDKGRDIAILRTMGASRGTIMRIFFLSGASVGVIGTFSGVLLGLSFANNIEQIRQWIQGLTGTELFAAEIYFLSQLPAVVDLAEVFAVVLMGLGLSFLATLYPSWRAARIDPAEALRYE; this is translated from the coding sequence ATGTTCTCTGCCTTTGAATGGATGATGGCCATGCGCTATCTCAGGGCCCGTCGTCAGGAAGGGTTTATTTCAGTCATTGCCTGGTTCTCGTTATTGGGTATTGCCCTTGGCGTCGCCACCCTGATTATCGTGATGTCGGTGATGAACGGTTTTCGCGAGGAATTGCTGAACCGGATTCTTGGCATCAATGGCCATTTGAGCATTTACGGGCAATCCGAGAAATTGACGGATTTCGATGCCTTTGCTGACAAAATTCGTGTTCTGGATGGCGTAACTGTCGTCACCCCCATTATTGAAGGCCAGGTCATGGCCAGCTCAAAAAATGGTGCCAGCGGCGCTATCATTCGTGGTTTTCGCCCTGATGATCTTAGGTCGCGGGCGATCATTGCCGACAACATTCAGGGGGGCACCCTTGATAATTTTGATAAGGACAGTGTTGTTCTTGGCGCAAGATTGGCCAGGAAACTGGCTGTTGGCATTGGTCAGGACGTCACGCTCATTTCACCAAAAGGCAACATCACAGCCTTTGGCACCATCCCGAGAATGCGTAAATACAAGGTCGCCGCAACGTTCGATATGGGCATGTATGAATATGATTCAGGCTTCGTCTTTATGGACCTGTCGGCGGCTCAGATTTATTTCAAACTGCCAAATGCGGTCAGCAATCTGGAAGTCTCGGTTACCCATCCGGACCGGGCATTGGAAATTGGCGAAGAAATAAGAACACTTTCCAATAAATCCATTCGTGTCCACGACTGGCAACGCGCCAATGCCAGCTTCTTCAACGCCATTCAGGTTGAACGCAACGTCATGTTCCTGATCCTGACATTGATTATCGTGGTTGCCGCTTTCAACATTATTTCCTCGATGATCATGCTGGTCAAAGACAAGGGGCGCGACATCGCTATCCTGCGCACCATGGGTGCTTCAAGAGGCACAATCATGCGTATTTTCTTCCTTAGCGGCGCTTCCGTCGGTGTTATCGGAACCTTCTCCGGTGTTCTTCTCGGGCTCTCATTTGCCAACAATATTGAACAAATACGTCAATGGATACAGGGGCTTACAGGAACAGAGCTGTTTGCTGCCGAAATTTACTTCCTGTCGCAGTTGCCAGCGGTTGTTGACCTGGCTGAAGTTTTTGCCGTTGTCCTGATGGGGCTTGGTCTGTCGTTCCTGGCGACACTTTATCCTTCCTGGCGTGCCGCCCGTATCGACCCTGCGGAGGCCCTGCGATATGAGTGA
- a CDS encoding proline--tRNA ligase — protein sequence MRLSTYFLPTLKETPSEAQIVSHRLMLRAGMIRQSSAGIYSWLPIGLKVLRKIEKIVREEQDAINCHEVLMPTIQPADLWRQSGRYDDYGPEMLRITDRHDRDMLYGPTNEEQITEIFANTIRSYKDVPKLLYHIQWKFRDEVRPRFGIMRGREFLMKDAYSFDLDKEGARKSYNKMFVSYLKTYERFGLKAIPMAADTGPIGGDMSHEFLILADTGESEIACHRDFIDMSWSDYEVDFDGDLQPVVDQFTNQYAATDEKRDPEAEKALGDNLITARGIEVGHIFYFGDKYSSKLGAVVTGPEGQDITVEMGSYGIGVSRLVGAIIEASHDDNGIIWPESVAPYKVGLINLKFGDDACTKACDDMYGSLSEAGIDVLYDDRDKKAGAKFADMDLIGLPWQIVIGPRGVKDGIVEFKNRKTGERQEISPEQAIERLKG from the coding sequence ATGCGACTTTCTACATACTTTCTGCCGACCCTGAAGGAAACGCCGTCAGAGGCGCAAATCGTCTCTCATCGCCTGATGCTGCGTGCCGGGATGATACGCCAGTCCAGCGCCGGAATTTATTCGTGGCTGCCGATAGGGCTTAAGGTTTTACGTAAAATCGAGAAGATCGTCCGCGAAGAGCAAGATGCCATCAATTGTCATGAAGTGCTGATGCCGACCATTCAGCCAGCCGACCTTTGGCGTCAAAGTGGCCGTTATGATGATTATGGACCAGAAATGCTGCGCATCACAGACCGCCACGACCGCGACATGCTGTACGGCCCCACCAATGAAGAGCAAATCACCGAAATTTTCGCCAATACCATTCGCAGCTATAAAGACGTGCCGAAGTTGCTCTATCACATTCAGTGGAAGTTTCGCGACGAGGTCAGGCCGCGTTTCGGCATTATGCGTGGCCGTGAATTCCTGATGAAGGACGCGTACTCCTTTGATCTGGATAAGGAAGGGGCGCGCAAGTCCTATAACAAGATGTTCGTCTCCTACCTGAAAACATACGAACGATTTGGCCTTAAGGCGATCCCCATGGCCGCTGATACCGGCCCCATTGGTGGTGATATGAGCCATGAATTCCTGATCCTGGCCGATACGGGTGAGAGCGAAATTGCTTGTCACCGTGATTTCATTGATATGTCGTGGTCCGATTACGAGGTCGATTTTGACGGCGACCTGCAGCCGGTTGTCGACCAATTCACCAATCAATATGCGGCGACCGATGAAAAGCGCGACCCGGAAGCTGAAAAGGCCCTCGGTGACAATCTGATCACGGCCCGCGGGATCGAGGTCGGCCATATTTTCTATTTCGGTGACAAATATTCTTCAAAGCTGGGAGCTGTTGTCACAGGTCCTGAAGGTCAGGATATCACTGTCGAAATGGGGTCATACGGTATTGGCGTGTCGCGTCTGGTTGGTGCGATCATCGAAGCCTCGCACGACGATAACGGTATTATCTGGCCTGAAAGCGTGGCCCCGTACAAAGTCGGCCTGATTAACCTGAAATTCGGTGACGATGCCTGCACGAAAGCCTGTGATGATATGTACGGGTCTTTGAGCGAGGCCGGAATTGATGTTCTTTACGATGATCGGGACAAGAAAGCGGGTGCCAAGTTCGCCGATATGGATCTTATTGGCCTGCCGTGGCAAATCGTCATCGGCCCGAGAGGGGTCAAGGACGGCATTGTAGAATTCAAGAACCGCAAAACCGGCGAGCGTCAGGAAATTTCACCTGAACAGGCCATTGAACGGCTGAAAGGCTAG
- a CDS encoding DNA-3-methyladenine glycosylase I — protein MSWYCDYAQDNPIHGSYHDDEYGFPRQDEALLFELLCLEIFQAGLSWELILKKRPTTYKAFDGFDVDTVAAYGDKDIERLLGDAGIIRNKLKVNSIIENAKRIQALRESHGGFARFIEAHHPMAKSGWVKLFKKTFKFTGGEIVNEFLMSLGYLPGAHREDCPAYARIAAIKPPWMNVDIAIFDD, from the coding sequence ATGAGCTGGTATTGTGATTACGCGCAAGACAACCCCATTCACGGTTCATACCATGATGATGAATACGGCTTTCCGCGTCAGGATGAGGCGCTGCTCTTTGAATTGCTTTGTCTGGAGATTTTTCAGGCAGGTTTGTCATGGGAATTGATCCTGAAAAAACGCCCGACAACGTATAAGGCGTTCGACGGCTTCGATGTTGATACGGTGGCCGCTTACGGCGACAAAGATATAGAACGCCTGCTTGGCGATGCCGGTATCATCCGCAACAAGTTGAAAGTCAATTCGATCATCGAAAACGCCAAGCGAATCCAGGCCCTGCGAGAAAGCCATGGAGGCTTTGCCAGGTTTATCGAGGCCCATCATCCGATGGCAAAATCCGGCTGGGTCAAGCTGTTCAAGAAAACTTTTAAATTTACCGGCGGTGAAATCGTCAACGAATTCCTGATGAGCCTTGGCTATCTGCCCGGCGCCCACCGTGAAGATTGCCCGGCTTATGCCCGTATTGCCGCCATAAAACCGCCATGGATGAATGTTGATATCGCCATCTTTGACGACTAA
- the mce gene encoding methylmalonyl-CoA epimerase, translating into MIEKLNHVAIAVPDLDAACASYRGMLGAKVSEPQDEPDHGVTVVFVELANSKIELLFPLGEKSPIKGFLDKNPSGGIHHLCFEVDDIMVARDHLVSEGARVLGDGEPKIGAHGKPVLFLHPKDFQGTLIELEEA; encoded by the coding sequence ATGATTGAGAAATTAAACCACGTCGCCATTGCCGTTCCTGACCTGGATGCCGCCTGCGCCAGCTACCGCGGAATGCTCGGTGCCAAGGTGTCTGAACCCCAGGACGAACCTGATCACGGTGTCACGGTGGTGTTTGTCGAGTTGGCCAATTCCAAAATCGAACTGTTGTTCCCGTTGGGCGAGAAGTCTCCCATTAAGGGATTTTTAGATAAAAACCCTAGTGGCGGTATCCATCACCTGTGCTTCGAGGTCGACGATATTATGGTCGCCCGCGATCATCTGGTTTCCGAAGGGGCCCGGGTATTGGGTGACGGCGAGCCAAAAATTGGAGCGCACGGCAAGCCGGTTCTGTTCCTGCACCCCAAAGACTTTCAGGGAACCCTTATCGAACTGGAAGAAGCATGA
- a CDS encoding ribonuclease J yields the protein MTDRDELLFLPLGGAGEIGMNLNLYGYGLRGSERWMMIDLGITFGDGSLPGVEVMMPDPTFIEERLDQLEALVLTHAHEDHLGAVAHLWRRLKCPIYATPFTADILGHKLREAGLEGDVDVTTIPLGGKFTIGPFELELITLTHSIPEPNAIAIRTPVGTVLHTGDWKFDPDPVVGEVSDEDALRQLGEEGTLAIICDSTNVFTSGTSGSEGDLLKSLTDLISTLKNRVVVTCFASNVARLETIAAAAAANDRDVVLAGRALWRFSEVGRANGCLQDTPAFLEEDQAGFLPRDKTLIVCTGSQGEPRAALSRIAGGSHPRVSVEEGDTVIFSSRIIPGNETSIGRLQNQLVRTGVQVMTERDHFVHVSGHPARDELIRMYQHVRPTIAIPVHGELRHMAEHARLALDCQVSHTIVGENGSMMRIGPGEPCIVDHVHSGRLALEGNRVVPLNGELIRGRKRALWNGTAVVSVVIDNMGNLAAEPVLTTTGVFEDGDEDLHDAVLACVKNALKDEDSKETVNETIRIAVRRMFREQLNKKPITQVHLIEI from the coding sequence ATGACAGATCGGGACGAGCTTCTATTCCTGCCGCTTGGCGGTGCTGGCGAGATCGGCATGAACCTCAACCTGTATGGCTACGGACTGCGTGGCTCTGAGCGTTGGATGATGATTGATCTTGGCATTACCTTCGGCGACGGGTCGCTCCCCGGGGTCGAGGTAATGATGCCTGATCCGACTTTTATCGAAGAGCGCTTGGATCAACTGGAAGCCCTGGTGCTGACCCACGCCCATGAAGATCACCTGGGCGCTGTCGCCCATTTGTGGCGTCGTCTAAAATGCCCCATCTACGCAACCCCGTTCACCGCCGACATTCTTGGTCATAAGCTGCGCGAAGCGGGTCTCGAAGGGGATGTCGATGTGACGACGATCCCGCTTGGTGGCAAATTCACCATCGGCCCGTTCGAGCTTGAACTGATTACCCTGACCCATTCCATCCCCGAACCCAACGCCATCGCCATTCGTACGCCCGTCGGGACGGTCCTGCATACCGGTGACTGGAAGTTCGACCCGGACCCGGTTGTTGGTGAGGTTTCCGATGAAGATGCCTTGCGTCAACTGGGTGAGGAGGGGACGCTGGCGATCATTTGTGATTCGACCAATGTCTTTACATCCGGAACATCCGGCTCAGAAGGTGATCTTCTGAAAAGCCTGACGGATTTGATCTCGACATTGAAAAACCGCGTCGTCGTCACCTGCTTTGCCTCAAACGTCGCCCGTCTTGAAACCATCGCCGCCGCTGCCGCCGCCAACGATCGGGATGTGGTTCTTGCCGGTCGGGCGCTTTGGCGGTTTTCGGAAGTCGGGCGGGCCAATGGCTGTCTTCAGGATACGCCTGCTTTTCTGGAGGAAGATCAAGCCGGATTCCTGCCGCGCGATAAAACGCTGATCGTTTGCACTGGTTCCCAAGGTGAACCGCGCGCCGCCCTGTCGCGTATCGCCGGGGGCAGCCATCCAAGGGTATCTGTTGAGGAAGGCGACACGGTGATCTTTTCCTCACGCATCATTCCGGGCAATGAAACATCCATTGGCCGCCTGCAAAACCAACTTGTTCGTACGGGTGTACAGGTGATGACCGAACGCGATCACTTCGTTCATGTTTCGGGACATCCGGCCCGTGATGAATTAATCCGCATGTATCAACATGTGCGACCGACGATCGCCATCCCCGTTCATGGCGAGCTGCGCCACATGGCCGAGCACGCCAGGCTGGCCCTGGATTGTCAGGTCAGCCATACCATCGTCGGTGAAAACGGCTCGATGATGCGTATTGGCCCGGGTGAGCCCTGCATCGTTGATCACGTTCATTCGGGCAGACTGGCCCTTGAAGGCAACAGGGTGGTGCCGCTTAATGGTGAATTGATCCGGGGTCGCAAGCGCGCCCTGTGGAACGGTACGGCTGTGGTTAGCGTTGTTATCGATAATATGGGCAATCTCGCCGCCGAACCGGTATTGACGACAACCGGGGTCTTTGAGGACGGTGATGAGGATTTGCACGATGCCGTGCTTGCTTGCGTCAAAAACGCTTTGAAAGATGAAGACAGCAAAGAAACCGTCAACGAAACCATTCGCATCGCCGTCAGGCGCATGTTCCGCGAACAACTGAACAAAAAACCGATCACTCAGGTGCATTTAATCGAGATTTGA
- a CDS encoding type III pantothenate kinase, producing the protein MLLAIDSGNTNTVFAVFDEHGTVLGEWRASSTPERTADEHGIWLIQLLALSGIDRASIENAIIATVVPSTLFALKTLCRTYFNADPLVVGEDGVKLGIDVLLDQPQEVGADRLVNAISAHQRYGGPLIIVDFGTATTFDVVDADGNYAGGVIAPGINLSQEALHLAAAKLPRVAICKPDRVIGKGTVEAMQSGIYWGYLSMIEGVAQRIEKEFGSTMKVIATGGLAPLFAQSTDRIECADAELTLRGLYAIHQLNKP; encoded by the coding sequence ATGTTACTGGCCATCGATTCAGGAAATACCAACACGGTTTTCGCCGTTTTTGACGAGCATGGAACCGTGCTCGGTGAATGGCGTGCTTCAAGCACGCCAGAGCGGACCGCCGATGAACACGGCATTTGGCTGATACAACTGCTCGCCCTGTCGGGTATTGATCGCGCCTCTATCGAAAACGCCATTATCGCAACGGTCGTTCCATCCACCTTGTTCGCGCTGAAAACCCTGTGCAGGACATATTTCAACGCCGATCCACTTGTCGTTGGCGAGGACGGGGTTAAGCTTGGTATTGATGTTCTTCTCGACCAGCCGCAGGAAGTTGGCGCCGACAGATTGGTCAATGCGATTTCAGCCCACCAGCGCTACGGGGGGCCGTTGATCATTGTCGATTTTGGCACCGCCACGACCTTTGATGTGGTTGACGCTGATGGAAATTACGCAGGTGGCGTTATCGCACCCGGAATCAATTTATCGCAGGAAGCCTTGCATTTGGCCGCCGCCAAGTTGCCCAGGGTGGCAATTTGCAAGCCTGACCGGGTCATTGGCAAGGGCACGGTTGAAGCCATGCAATCAGGCATCTACTGGGGCTACCTTTCGATGATTGAAGGCGTTGCCCAGCGTATTGAAAAAGAATTCGGATCAACCATGAAAGTGATTGCCACGGGTGGTCTGGCACCGCTCTTCGCCCAGTCCACAGACCGCATTGAATGCGCCGACGCTGAATTGACCCTGCGCGGCCTCTACGCCATTCATCAACTCAACAAACCATGA